In a genomic window of Penaeus vannamei isolate JL-2024 chromosome 38, ASM4276789v1, whole genome shotgun sequence:
- the LOC138859761 gene encoding U-scoloptoxin(01)-Cw1a-like, translating into MKVLAALLALCGVAAANSPFRFSDGYLDVLGAEPVQAFDCAGRSYGYYADVSSDCRVFHVCLPVADDLGDVLETAHFSFFCGNQTVFSQESLTCAHPEEAFPCDQAETLFDSVNALFGVIPDEK; encoded by the coding sequence ATGAAGGTCCTCGCAGCTCTCCTGGCTTTGTGTGGCGTCGCCGCCGCCAACTCCCCCTTCCGCTTCTCCGACGGCTACCTCGACGTCCTCGGCGCAGAGCCCGTTCAGGCCTTCGACTGTGCCGGTCGAAGCTACGGCTATTACGCCGACGTCAGCAGCGACTGCCGAGTGTTCCACGTGTGCCTGCCCGTGGCTGACGACCTGGGCGACGTGCTCGAGACcgcccacttctccttcttctgcggcAACCAGACCGTGTTCAGCCAGGAGTCCCTCACCTGCGCCCACCCCGAGGAGGCCTTCCCCTGCGACCAGGCCGAGACCCTCTTCGACTCCGTCAACGCTCTCTTCGGCGTCATTCCCGACGAAAAATAA
- the LOC113802388 gene encoding U-scoloptoxin(01)-Cw1a-like → MKVFAALLALAGVAAANSPFRFSDGYLDVLGAEPVQAFDCAGRSYGYYADVSSDCRVFHVCLPVADDLGDVLETAHFSFFCGNQTVFSQESLTCAHPEEAFPCDQAETLFDSVNALFGVIPEEK, encoded by the coding sequence ATGAAAGTCTTCGCAGCTCTCCTAGCTCTGGCTGGCGTGGCCGCCGCCAACTCCCCCTTCCGCTTCTCCGACGGCTACCTCGACGTCCTCGGCGCAGAGCCCGTTCAGGCCTTCGACTGTGCCGGTCGAAGCTACGGCTATTACGCCGACGTCAGCAGCGACTGCCGAGTGTTCCACGTGTGCCTGCCCGTGGCTGACGACCTGGGCGACGTGCTCGAGACcgcccacttctccttcttctgcggcAACCAGACCGTGTTCAGCCAGGAGTCCCTCACCTGCGCCCACCCCGAGGAGGCCTTCCCCTGCGACCAGGCCGAGACCCTCTTCGACTCCGTCAACGCTCTCTTCGGCGTCATTCCCGAAGAGAAATAG